The sequence GCTACATTGCCGTACGAAGCAATGCCTGTGGTCCTCTCAAAAATTCTCAAATATTTCACCACTTACACAAGGAATAATGCTATTAAAAGCTAATATCATTAGGTTTACTTATCAACAGTATTCAGGTATCAATTATAATTATGAGCTTACTTGTAATAATTTGTATAAACATTTCAATAAAATATTTTAATTGGTGAAAAAAGCAAATTATCACCCATAGTTAACTGTTATATTGCCGGGTAATTTGTTTACCCCCATAAGAATTTCTTCATAAAAGCAACGATTTTGAATCTACTATTGAGGTTGATGCGAATGAGTTGATTTTACATACCTAGTGATTATTTAAGAATATATTTATGCTTAACAGCAATATTATTTGTTCAAAGTTATTTTCATTCGGCCTTTCTAACAGTTATAATGTGTAGTGTCATTAAACTGAAAGTCTCTTTATTCCTATCCCAAAAGTTTTTTAAACTTTTGGGATAGGATTTCTATCTATTATTTTCATCGTTATTGTTCTCCTGCTGCTGTTCAGACGGTTCTTCTGTTGGATCCGGTTCATCTTCATCGACTCCGTCACATCCAAACAATAAAGCTAACGACATAACGCTCGATAAAAACCCAAGAAAAAATTTTTTATTCTTCAAGCTAATTCTCCTTTCAAAATTGATCATGTTTAGCTTAACCAATTTTCATAAGAATACGCACAATCTAGAGATAGGGAAAATTATTCCTGAATATTATAAGAGAATGTATTAATAATATCACTGTTACAATTACAACATTCTAGGAAATTTTTTAAAACAAGGTTGTGATTTCAAAAATAATCGTAGAAAGAGGTGTTCGAAACGGAACATTTCAACGCTGGCAGCAAACTATTTCTAATGCAATGAACCTCCGCAAATTCAACAAATGATGCAGCCTTTAAAGAACAGGATAAATAATCAAGGAATGCAACAAATGTCCACTAACTTACAAAGTGGAATAACGAACGAGCAACAAGCAAATAGTAACAATGCAAATTGAATTAACGTAAAGGATGGCTGATTCATGATCATCCTTTATTATCCCATATCTAACTTTCCCTAGAGTCCCACTTTAAATAATAAAAAAACCCGAGAAATGCGCCAAAATGTCCTATTCGTTCTATTGTCAAAAAAAGAAAGACTTCCTGATTAGATGATTAGACATCGCTCCATAAAAATGTTCTTTCTTCAAGGGGAGGAAGAAAGTTTCGGTACGAATATATCATTTTTTCAAAACAAGGAAAACGCCCCACCCTTACACATTGCGCGAAGAAAATGTCTTCTTTTTCAAGTACACCTGAGATTTTGCCCTTTATTCCACTACAAAAGGAAAAACTCCAATAAACGAACTTTCTCTTTGCCCTTTTTCCCTTGCCTATCCCTAGAAAAACTCCACTAATATCACCCTCTCCTAATCAAATATCTTACACTGCATCAAGTTATTTTTTCTTCACGCCAGATATAAAAATTCTAAATTTACTGATAATAAACACGACGAAAAAGCTCACCTATCTTCCAACAAGATAAATAAGCTTTTACTTTTTTTGTATATACTTAAATAACTACAGCGAAGCAGTATAATCCATTTCTTTTAAGCGGTCCCCATCGGTCGTGTAAAAATAAACGTGTATATTTTCTTTTACATCCCATTCCAAAATAACATATGTTTTTTCTTTTCTTCCACGTGGCAAGCGAATACTACCGGGGTTAATAAACAATTGCTTACCGTGTTGCTCTGCAAAAGCGACATGTGTATGACCAAAACATATGATTTGTGCCCCTAATTCTTCCGCACGATAAGCAACCTGCAATAAATTACTTTTAACGGAGTGTAAATGACCATGAACTATTAAGAAACCAAGTCCATCAACTGTCAACGTTTGCTCCTCAGGATAGCGCGTATCTACATCGCAATTACCCATAACGGAATAAAAGTCAGACATTTCCTTATCATCAAGTCCCAATTCTGAATCGCCGCAATGAACCATATAATCCACTTGATGTCGATCCTTAATGATCTCAAGTTCTTTTTTTAATCCATGACTATCACTCAATATAAGTACTTTTGGCATTGACCTTCATCCTATCTTTCAAAAAATTATATCCTGTTCTTTAAGACTCGTTTCTAGTTGTTGAAGTGCATGATGACGGTGGCTAATGGCATTCTTTTCTTCTTGAGTCAACTGAGCCATCGTTAACTGACTGGCATGTGGTATAAAAATTGGATCATAACCGAAACCGTTTGTTCCTATTGGCGAGTTGGCAATTCTGCCATGACAATATCCTTTGTACAACATTGTTTCCATACCAGGCTTTGCAAAAGCTAGCACACAAACAAACTTTGCTGTTCTCTTATTTTCAGGAATATCTTTTAGTTCTGACAAAACCTTGTCTATATTAGCCTGATCATTCTTTTCTTCACCGGCATACCTTGCTGAATAAACACCAGGCCTACCGTCTAAAGCATCAATTACTAAACCTGAATCATCTGCAATAACAGGTAAAGATAAAAGGGAAGCAATTGTTTCTGCTTTTAAAGTGGCATTTTCTTCAAATGTAGAGCCTGTTTCTTCCACATCAGGCAACTCTTTTAAGTCGTTTAATGAAACGGCCTGAATCTGATAAGCTCTAAAAAGCTCCTTAAATTCTGTTGCTTTTCCTTCATTTTTCGTAGCAATAATCACACGTTTCATTCTGTTTCTCCTTTTTGGGAAATGCGTTGATCAATTAGTTCAGCAACACTTCCCAATGCTTCACGTTGTTTGTCGAACAGTGTGCGTAATCCTTCTTCGGCTAATTGCAACATAACATTCAACTGTTTACCTGTAAAAGTTGCTTCTTCTCCTGTACCCTGAATTTCTACAAATTCACCGGAGCCAGTCATTACAATATTCATATCAACATGTGCTTTGGAATCTTCCACATAATTCAAGTCCAAAATTTCCTGACCGTCCGGCATGACACCTACGGAAGTGGCAGCGAGAAAATCCGTGATTGGCATGTTCGGTATCACTTTATCATTTACCAGCTTTGCCAAAGCCAAGGCAACGGCAACAAACGCTCCAGTTATGGAAGCAGTCCTTGTTCCTCCATCTGCCTGAATAACATCACAATCGACCCAAACCGTCCGTTCACCAATGCTATCCAAATCAACGACGGAGCGAAGTGCTCTGCCAATTAACCGTTGGATTTCCATTGTTCTCCCACTTACTTTTCCCTTGGACGATTCTCTAATATTTCTTTGCTCCGTTGCTCGAGGTAGCATCGCATATTCCGCAGTAATCCAGCCCTTCCCTTGTCCACGCATAAACGGAGGAACCCTGTCTTCAATACTAGCGTTACATATCACCTTTGTATTACCTATCTGAATCAGCACAGAACCTTCCGGATGCTGAAGAAAATCGGTTATAATTGTTATTGGTCGTAAACTATTTACATTACGTTGATCACTTCTCATTATTATTCCTCCTTGTACAATCCTTAGCTTAACATATTTTTTATCAAAAGCACTATAGAAATACATGATCTTTAGTAGGGTGACCTATATAAAATTTAAAGACAAGAAAAAAGAGGCCTAATCGATAAGCCTCCCTTGAGTTATAATTTTTCTGTCGGTGTGAATTGTTCTTTTGTTACCGGCTTTGTATAAGCTTCACCATTTTCATTTACTAGCTTTTCTACATTTTCTACGCCAACTTGTACAGCATCTACCCCATTTATTTCCGTCATTGTTCGTACAATCGTTTCCATCACTTCATCAGAAATAACTGATTTTTTACCATCCATCAATATTTCATCATTAAACTCTAAATGTAAAATACCATCTTTTAAGGAAGGTTTATTTGTTAATGTTGTTTTAGGGTCAAATACTTGTGTAACATTCTTTTCCAGCCCTGGTCCCTCAATAAGCTTTTCAACAACTGCGCGTAATTCATCAATATCTTCCTTTTGCTCCACATATTGAGTTACAGGTACATAATAGCGATTTTCGTTATGTTCAGCTGGGTAGAACATCGTAACTGTTTGACTTTCAATTAGATTTGTTACTCCTTCGTCGCTTACATTAATACCATTAGCTCGTGAATATCCTTTACCAATTGGGGTACCATCCACTGGCATTTCCTTTAGCGCCTTTCCTTGCATCTGTAACTGAACGCTTTTTACATTTTCAAATTGTGTTAGGGAGTATGTGATGGCCTCAAGAATTTTTTTCTCATCTTCTGCTTCATAGTTAGCAAACTCTTTTGATAAATCAACAACAATCGTACCATCCTCTTGCAAATCTACTCCCAGTATCTCTGTTCCTGCCGGCAATACAGCTTGAAAGCCATTGGGCAGCAGTTGAGAAACAGGACCATCCTTTACTAAATATTGTAATACTTGTGAAGCTACCGTATATGAATCTGGAGTCGGTAATTCCAAAGTTTGTGAAGCTACCATTCCATTGGCATCTAATAAATATAATTCACGTGCAACCGTTTCACTTGCTGTTTTTTTACCTTCTTCTCCCTGCTTCTTGTCGTTTTTAGATTCATCCAATTTATCAACGGGCTTTGCATTTTGTGGTGGATCCATTTCTTCC is a genomic window of Virgibacillus proomii containing:
- a CDS encoding metallophosphoesterase family protein, giving the protein MPKVLILSDSHGLKKELEIIKDRHQVDYMVHCGDSELGLDDKEMSDFYSVMGNCDVDTRYPEEQTLTVDGLGFLIVHGHLHSVKSNLLQVAYRAEELGAQIICFGHTHVAFAEQHGKQLFINPGSIRLPRGRKEKTYVILEWDVKENIHVYFYTTDGDRLKEMDYTASL
- a CDS encoding XTP/dITP diphosphatase, producing MKRVIIATKNEGKATEFKELFRAYQIQAVSLNDLKELPDVEETGSTFEENATLKAETIASLLSLPVIADDSGLVIDALDGRPGVYSARYAGEEKNDQANIDKVLSELKDIPENKRTAKFVCVLAFAKPGMETMLYKGYCHGRIANSPIGTNGFGYDPIFIPHASQLTMAQLTQEEKNAISHRHHALQQLETSLKEQDIIF
- the rph gene encoding ribonuclease PH: MRSDQRNVNSLRPITIITDFLQHPEGSVLIQIGNTKVICNASIEDRVPPFMRGQGKGWITAEYAMLPRATEQRNIRESSKGKVSGRTMEIQRLIGRALRSVVDLDSIGERTVWVDCDVIQADGGTRTASITGAFVAVALALAKLVNDKVIPNMPITDFLAATSVGVMPDGQEILDLNYVEDSKAHVDMNIVMTGSGEFVEIQGTGEEATFTGKQLNVMLQLAEEGLRTLFDKQREALGSVAELIDQRISQKGETE
- a CDS encoding GerMN domain-containing protein, encoding MHKRGILIAGMVTFSMILTGCFQGEQSLEEEMDPPQNAKPVDKLDESKNDKKQGEEGKKTASETVARELYLLDANGMVASQTLELPTPDSYTVASQVLQYLVKDGPVSQLLPNGFQAVLPAGTEILGVDLQEDGTIVVDLSKEFANYEAEDEKKILEAITYSLTQFENVKSVQLQMQGKALKEMPVDGTPIGKGYSRANGINVSDEGVTNLIESQTVTMFYPAEHNENRYYVPVTQYVEQKEDIDELRAVVEKLIEGPGLEKNVTQVFDPKTTLTNKPSLKDGILHLEFNDEILMDGKKSVISDEVMETIVRTMTEINGVDAVQVGVENVEKLVNENGEAYTKPVTKEQFTPTEKL